The Streptomyces avermitilis MA-4680 = NBRC 14893 genome contains a region encoding:
- a CDS encoding NlpC/P60 family protein: MTVRKAWVVAFAAVGAGLSFVMLLVVGVYVVAGNLANGVGKGSVGLAKGAVPAAYQSLVQKWGNLCSAINPALLAAQLYQESGFNPNAKSPAKAEGIAQFIPGTWATHGVDGDGDGDRDVWDPNDAIPSAASYDCKLASYVKDAPGNQTENMLAAYNAGAYAVVKYGGVPPYKETQNYVKTITSLEKSFAAPVTRVDPSKQAAAAIYYAQKKLGTPYLWGGNGTADQGGRFDCSGLTKAAYESVGVTLPRVANDQYNAGPHPKRDELLPGDLVFFSDDLTDSRAIRHVGIYVGGGYMIDAPRTGAVIRFDPIDTPDYFGATRVTEDGAKALPTTV; this comes from the coding sequence TTGACGGTGCGTAAGGCGTGGGTCGTGGCGTTTGCTGCCGTCGGGGCCGGGCTCAGCTTTGTGATGCTGCTCGTCGTGGGCGTCTACGTGGTTGCGGGGAATCTCGCCAACGGGGTGGGCAAAGGGTCCGTCGGACTCGCCAAGGGTGCCGTGCCGGCCGCGTACCAGTCGCTCGTTCAGAAGTGGGGCAATCTGTGCAGCGCCATCAATCCTGCGCTGCTCGCCGCTCAGCTTTATCAGGAGAGCGGGTTCAACCCGAACGCGAAGAGCCCGGCGAAGGCCGAGGGGATAGCTCAGTTCATCCCCGGAACCTGGGCCACGCACGGCGTCGACGGGGACGGTGACGGAGACCGCGACGTCTGGGATCCGAATGACGCGATTCCATCGGCCGCGTCGTACGACTGCAAGCTCGCCTCGTACGTGAAGGACGCGCCGGGGAACCAGACCGAGAACATGCTCGCCGCCTACAACGCGGGGGCCTACGCGGTCGTCAAGTACGGAGGTGTGCCGCCGTACAAGGAGACCCAGAACTATGTGAAGACCATCACGAGTCTCGAGAAGAGCTTCGCCGCTCCCGTCACCCGGGTCGACCCCTCCAAGCAAGCCGCCGCGGCCATCTACTACGCGCAGAAGAAGCTCGGCACGCCCTATCTGTGGGGTGGGAACGGGACCGCTGACCAGGGTGGGCGGTTCGACTGTTCGGGGCTCACCAAGGCCGCGTACGAGAGCGTGGGCGTGACGCTGCCGCGGGTCGCCAACGATCAGTACAACGCCGGGCCGCACCCCAAGCGGGATGAACTGCTGCCGGGGGACCTCGTCTTCTTCTCGGACGACCTCACCGATTCGCGGGCCATCCGACACGTGGGGATTTATGTGGGTGGCGGATACATGATCGATGCGCCGCGAACGGGTGCCGTCATCCGTTTCGACCCCATCGACACTCCCGACTATTTCGGGGCGACGCGGGTCACCGAAGATGGCGCGAAAGCATTGCCGACCACCGTCTGA
- a CDS encoding serine/threonine protein kinase, whose product MEGLRDRDPARIGAYTLLARLGAGGMGQVYLGRSPGGRLVAIKVIRDEITDHPEALARFRREVETAGAVRSAYTANLIDASLDAAPYWLATEYVSGPTLGGAVTERGPFPPDSARRLFAALAEALASVHGYGVTHRDLKPQNVILSGQGPLLIDFGIARNTTDTALTQTGLAPGTPGFTAPEVLTHNQVTSAADVFALGATIANAATGRPPFGSGPAHAVSYRAVHEDIDVDGVDPELAALIQACVAKDPVERPGLETVIARCAVTSALTEDPFYRPLAGTGDTAPPDLPAAVAAGLVPVGHGMATPPAHRPTVGPGYVPTLAPVTPPPAAARGWRRPLVAGIVGAVVLAAASIVAWQVLPDDRGSAKGGGGASGSPSSSSSAGAASQKVPAYIENDRISRDNWTLSDNPDDAANGIGKCAQIGAVSAPEELQYSARDADDPQLAYVKEKAKISFRFKYAELKNKKPEPYYVSVGVKPPHDIDSETGKPYEVMAANKTIGYSSKPVDIYKHWKSGGTIELTYPDDFQQHWKGETLDAIPVTHDPGDWTAVFYHVKGSPTDYESFGCTGFRGGQG is encoded by the coding sequence GTGGAAGGACTGAGAGATCGGGATCCCGCGCGGATAGGCGCGTACACGTTGCTCGCCCGGCTCGGGGCGGGGGGAATGGGGCAGGTCTACCTGGGGCGTTCGCCCGGTGGGCGGCTCGTGGCGATCAAGGTGATCCGGGACGAGATCACCGACCATCCGGAGGCGCTGGCGCGGTTCCGGCGCGAGGTGGAGACGGCGGGGGCGGTACGCAGCGCGTACACGGCGAACCTGATCGACGCTTCGCTGGACGCGGCTCCTTACTGGCTGGCTACGGAGTATGTGTCGGGGCCGACGCTCGGCGGGGCGGTCACTGAGCGGGGACCATTTCCGCCGGACAGCGCGCGGCGACTGTTCGCGGCCCTGGCCGAAGCGCTGGCGAGCGTGCACGGATACGGCGTGACACACCGGGACCTGAAGCCGCAGAACGTGATCCTTTCGGGGCAGGGACCCCTGCTGATCGACTTCGGTATCGCCCGGAACACGACGGACACGGCGCTCACCCAGACCGGTCTGGCCCCGGGCACGCCGGGCTTCACCGCGCCCGAGGTGCTGACGCACAACCAAGTGACCTCGGCAGCCGATGTGTTCGCGCTCGGCGCGACGATCGCGAACGCCGCGACCGGACGGCCCCCCTTCGGATCGGGCCCGGCACATGCTGTCTCCTACCGGGCCGTGCACGAGGACATCGACGTGGACGGGGTCGACCCGGAACTGGCCGCGCTGATCCAGGCTTGCGTCGCGAAGGACCCGGTGGAACGGCCGGGGCTCGAGACCGTCATCGCGCGGTGTGCGGTGACTTCCGCGCTCACCGAGGACCCCTTCTACCGTCCCTTGGCGGGTACGGGCGACACCGCGCCGCCCGATCTGCCGGCGGCTGTCGCCGCCGGTCTGGTCCCCGTGGGACACGGCATGGCGACACCCCCCGCCCATCGGCCCACGGTCGGGCCGGGTTATGTGCCGACACTCGCCCCGGTCACCCCGCCTCCGGCGGCGGCGCGTGGGTGGCGTAGGCCGCTGGTAGCCGGGATCGTGGGCGCGGTGGTGTTGGCCGCAGCCTCGATCGTCGCCTGGCAGGTGCTGCCCGACGACCGCGGGTCCGCGAAGGGAGGCGGTGGCGCGTCCGGCTCGCCGTCGTCCTCGAGCAGCGCCGGCGCCGCGTCGCAGAAGGTTCCGGCGTACATCGAGAACGACCGGATCTCCCGCGACAACTGGACACTCTCCGACAACCCGGACGACGCTGCCAACGGCATCGGCAAGTGTGCACAGATCGGTGCGGTCAGTGCGCCCGAGGAGCTCCAGTACAGCGCGCGGGACGCGGACGATCCGCAGCTCGCGTATGTCAAGGAGAAGGCGAAGATCTCCTTCCGGTTCAAGTACGCGGAGCTGAAGAACAAGAAGCCCGAGCCGTACTACGTCTCCGTCGGCGTGAAGCCGCCCCATGACATCGACTCCGAGACGGGCAAACCGTACGAGGTGATGGCGGCGAACAAGACCATCGGCTACAGCAGCAAGCCGGTGGACATCTACAAGCACTGGAAATCCGGCGGGACCATCGAGCTCACCTATCCGGACGACTTCCAGCAGCACTGGAAGGGCGAGACCTTGGACGCGATCCCTGTCACCCATGACCCGGGCGACTGGACGGCTGTCTTCTATCACGTCAAGGGAAGTCCGACGGACTACGAGAGCTTCGGTTGCACGGGATTCCGTGGCGGACAGGGATGA
- a CDS encoding trypsin-like serine peptidase — MKRIARPPGARRLALFGAVVLLALTTSSVAAADRGPGPFGVTVQAEPSPQMVRVGALFGGDGDLLGNHFCTASVVRSTAHDLIVTAAHCVDGGGKTWFVPGYRDGQAPYGVWQVTKTYVGDAWSGGQDEDSDVAFAVVEDLGGLEVEDLVGGNAFVTGQATGATAVTVTGYPKSLDVPITCTNKPTVHSRTQQRIECPAFPGGTSGSPWVNGDGAVVGVIGGYEEGGSTDDVSYSVVLGDEAAALYRAAAN, encoded by the coding sequence ATGAAGCGCATCGCACGCCCCCCTGGCGCCCGCCGGCTCGCGCTGTTCGGCGCGGTGGTGCTGTTGGCGCTCACGACCTCCTCCGTGGCCGCCGCGGACCGCGGGCCCGGGCCGTTCGGGGTGACCGTGCAGGCGGAGCCGAGTCCGCAGATGGTCCGTGTGGGTGCGCTTTTCGGCGGGGACGGCGACCTCCTCGGCAACCACTTCTGTACGGCCTCCGTGGTGCGCAGCACGGCGCATGACCTGATCGTCACCGCCGCACACTGTGTGGACGGGGGCGGGAAGACGTGGTTCGTGCCCGGGTACCGGGACGGGCAGGCGCCGTACGGGGTCTGGCAGGTCACGAAGACGTACGTCGGTGACGCCTGGAGCGGGGGCCAGGACGAGGACAGCGATGTCGCCTTCGCCGTTGTGGAGGACCTCGGTGGGCTGGAGGTCGAGGATCTGGTGGGTGGGAACGCGTTCGTCACGGGGCAGGCCACCGGGGCCACCGCCGTCACCGTCACCGGCTATCCCAAGTCCCTCGACGTGCCGATCACCTGTACGAACAAGCCGACCGTTCACAGCCGTACGCAGCAGCGGATCGAGTGTCCCGCCTTTCCCGGCGGTACGAGTGGCAGTCCCTGGGTGAACGGGGACGGTGCGGTCGTCGGAGTCATCGGCGGGTACGAGGAGGGTGGGTCCACCGACGACGTCTCCTACAGCGTTGTGCTGGGGGACGAAGCCGCCGCGTTGTACCGGGCGGCGGCTAACTGA
- a CDS encoding ATP-binding protein: MATVSPSWAYTLQLPHDPRAPGIARATLRTVLAAHGLAELTPTAELLASELLTNAHLHTKGPYALRIRSTEPDRLRVAVWDTDPRVPPGFGQEGASVVVPDQEAENGRGLQLVRACADSWGVSVLRELGVSKGGKLLWAECVG, encoded by the coding sequence ATGGCAACCGTATCCCCGTCCTGGGCCTACACCCTTCAACTCCCGCACGATCCACGCGCACCGGGTATCGCCCGCGCCACCCTCCGTACCGTCCTCGCCGCGCACGGTCTCGCCGAACTCACGCCCACCGCCGAGCTGTTGGCTTCGGAGCTGCTCACCAACGCGCATCTGCACACCAAGGGGCCGTACGCCCTGCGGATTCGTTCGACCGAGCCGGACCGGCTGCGTGTCGCCGTGTGGGACACCGATCCGAGAGTTCCGCCCGGGTTCGGGCAGGAGGGCGCCTCCGTCGTCGTACCCGATCAGGAAGCCGAAAACGGGCGCGGTCTTCAGCTCGTGCGGGCCTGCGCGGATTCGTGGGGCGTGTCCGTGCTGCGGGAGCTGGGCGTCTCGAAGGGCGGAAAGCTGTTGTGGGCCGAATGTGTGGGGTGA
- a CDS encoding helix-turn-helix domain-containing protein translates to MHGREAEDGVRSNPTGRQLRFGAELRKLREQAGLSATDAGQLLGIKQTQVSNMEAGRVGVSADRVRTLACHYECSDKALVEAIAAMTGDRTRGWWEEYREILPVGLLDLAELEHHATRLRTAVTVHIPGLFQTTEYAREIFRQAVPELPQPDVEHRVSFRIKRQAILFRDPPTPHQIIVHEAALRMRFGGSDVTRDQLKYLTAMNEREHISVQVIPFDTGVLPGSGQSIYYAEGPVPQLDTVNLDQSHGPVFLDAGAQLRKYRGLLDRMESAALSPEDSQKFIHTILKAL, encoded by the coding sequence ATGCACGGCAGGGAGGCGGAAGACGGCGTGAGGAGCAACCCGACAGGACGCCAACTCCGCTTCGGCGCGGAGCTGCGCAAACTCCGCGAGCAGGCGGGCCTGAGCGCCACCGACGCCGGTCAACTCCTGGGCATCAAGCAGACGCAGGTCAGCAACATGGAGGCCGGACGCGTAGGCGTGAGCGCCGATCGGGTACGCACGCTGGCCTGCCACTACGAGTGCTCGGACAAGGCCCTGGTCGAGGCGATCGCGGCGATGACCGGCGACCGCACACGCGGCTGGTGGGAGGAGTACCGCGAAATCCTGCCCGTCGGCCTCCTCGACCTCGCGGAACTCGAACACCACGCCACGCGACTGCGCACCGCGGTGACCGTGCACATCCCGGGTCTGTTCCAGACCACGGAGTACGCCCGCGAGATCTTCCGCCAGGCCGTGCCGGAGCTGCCGCAGCCGGACGTCGAGCACCGGGTCTCGTTCAGGATCAAGCGGCAGGCGATCCTCTTCCGTGATCCCCCGACACCGCACCAGATCATCGTCCACGAGGCCGCCCTGCGCATGAGGTTCGGTGGCTCGGACGTCACTCGCGATCAGCTGAAGTACCTGACAGCCATGAACGAGCGGGAGCACATCTCGGTCCAGGTCATCCCGTTCGACACCGGCGTCCTCCCCGGCTCCGGCCAGTCGATCTACTACGCCGAGGGACCCGTGCCGCAGCTCGACACCGTGAACCTCGACCAGTCGCACGGCCCGGTGTTCCTCGACGCGGGGGCCCAGCTGCGCAAGTACCGAGGGCTGCTCGACCGCATGGAATCCGCGGCCCTCTCCCCCGAGGACTCGCAGAAGTTCATCCACACCATCCTCAAGGCCCTGTGA
- a CDS encoding DUF397 domain-containing protein, which produces MPTTKLTWQKSSYCPEGNSCVHIAADPSTETLHLTETGDSTGAILTTTPTAFRTLLHTLKKETHRG; this is translated from the coding sequence ATGCCCACCACCAAGCTGACCTGGCAGAAGTCGTCGTACTGCCCCGAAGGCAACTCCTGCGTCCACATAGCCGCCGACCCGTCCACCGAAACCCTCCACCTCACGGAAACCGGCGACTCCACCGGAGCGATCCTCACCACCACCCCCACCGCATTCCGCACCCTCCTCCACACCCTCAAGAAGGAAACGCACCGTGGCTGA
- a CDS encoding DUF397 domain-containing protein, whose protein sequence is MAEVPSNLTWVRAAPDDATGPGPWIELAFGDNDLVYIRETSDPENVVTTTQRKWDAFVLGVQAGEFDHFVEGVESAAADES, encoded by the coding sequence GTGGCTGAAGTGCCCTCGAACCTCACCTGGGTCCGCGCCGCCCCGGACGACGCGACGGGCCCGGGCCCCTGGATCGAACTCGCCTTCGGCGACAACGACCTGGTCTACATCCGCGAGACAAGCGACCCGGAAAACGTGGTCACCACGACCCAGCGCAAGTGGGACGCGTTCGTACTGGGCGTACAGGCAGGCGAGTTCGACCACTTCGTGGAGGGCGTGGAGAGCGCGGCGGCGGACGAGAGCTGA
- a CDS encoding toxin-antitoxin system YwqK family antitoxin yields MKRIDIDDPEVDMDLSLRLLYRGELFTGEVEEYLGGVRVSLASYADGFPHGPSRSWHKNGTRQSEGTLRTGSPAGVWRTWHANGTLAVRMVMSDDGARQLARCEWDEDGKLTKEWHADGHADGG; encoded by the coding sequence ATGAAGCGGATCGACATCGACGACCCTGAGGTCGACATGGATCTGAGCCTGCGGCTGCTGTACCGAGGTGAGCTGTTCACCGGCGAGGTCGAGGAATACCTGGGAGGCGTTCGCGTCAGTCTGGCTTCCTACGCGGACGGGTTTCCGCACGGGCCCAGCCGCTCCTGGCACAAGAACGGCACGCGGCAGTCCGAGGGAACACTCCGCACGGGAAGCCCTGCCGGAGTGTGGAGGACGTGGCACGCCAACGGGACACTCGCGGTGCGGATGGTCATGAGTGACGACGGGGCGCGTCAGCTGGCACGGTGCGAGTGGGACGAGGACGGAAAGCTGACGAAAGAGTGGCATGCCGACGGGCACGCCGACGGGGGGTGA
- a CDS encoding SUKH-3 domain-containing protein gives MASGQPTQEVLGWLTERGWFPGRDIGEQAEELVRVRLQDSERQGVPLTPVSAAVRFIHTYGMLRLDHPKASGCAWVMKPTIGYDGDAGNIKELGAGLGVELFPVGYEASEFGILLVDGRGRLFHLHHTGGYYLGADAFDAFSRFVEGLPDLDAEDFYVQ, from the coding sequence ATGGCTTCGGGGCAGCCGACACAGGAAGTGCTTGGCTGGCTCACTGAGCGTGGTTGGTTTCCTGGGCGTGACATCGGTGAGCAGGCTGAAGAGCTGGTCAGGGTGCGTCTACAGGACTCGGAGCGCCAAGGTGTGCCTCTCACGCCGGTTTCGGCTGCAGTCCGTTTCATCCACACCTACGGAATGCTTCGTTTGGATCATCCGAAGGCCTCAGGATGTGCGTGGGTCATGAAGCCGACCATCGGCTATGACGGAGACGCAGGGAATATCAAGGAGCTTGGCGCCGGCCTTGGGGTGGAGCTGTTTCCTGTGGGATACGAAGCTTCGGAGTTTGGGATCCTCTTGGTGGATGGAAGAGGGCGCTTGTTCCATCTGCACCACACGGGGGGCTACTACTTGGGAGCCGACGCATTTGATGCGTTTTCTCGGTTCGTCGAAGGGCTTCCGGATCTCGACGCGGAGGATTTCTATGTCCAGTGA
- a CDS encoding pentapeptide repeat-containing protein — translation MCKDWTPGKFPEGRTASQRLREWIDAGAGGLDAVGLDLTGADLSYGDFSESWFTDAKLVNARLVEAELYRSDAQGADFSGADLTGCSLVRVNLDDAVLRDATLDLANLVKASLCDVDASGASCRGTQFRGASLLGVNLRSADLSNAMFQENSFQVTLDQNTKIDGASGSVFGPAAIVEGDVSRELSGAALGGWIKAKGGDIRVLS, via the coding sequence TTGTGTAAAGACTGGACTCCGGGCAAGTTCCCGGAGGGCAGGACCGCGTCCCAGCGTCTGCGCGAGTGGATCGACGCCGGTGCGGGCGGTCTCGATGCTGTAGGTCTCGACCTCACCGGCGCGGATCTTTCCTATGGTGACTTCTCCGAATCGTGGTTCACCGACGCGAAGTTGGTGAACGCGAGACTTGTGGAGGCGGAGTTGTACCGCTCGGATGCGCAGGGCGCCGACTTCAGTGGAGCTGATCTGACGGGGTGCTCGTTGGTTCGGGTGAACCTCGACGACGCGGTCTTGCGGGATGCCACGCTTGACCTGGCCAACCTTGTGAAGGCTTCCCTCTGCGATGTCGACGCGTCGGGCGCAAGCTGCCGCGGAACACAATTCAGGGGCGCGTCACTGTTGGGCGTGAATCTCCGTTCCGCGGATCTCAGTAATGCCATGTTCCAGGAGAATTCGTTTCAGGTGACGCTGGATCAGAACACCAAGATCGACGGCGCGTCCGGATCGGTCTTCGGACCGGCGGCGATTGTTGAGGGGGACGTCTCCCGAGAGCTGTCCGGTGCCGCACTTGGAGGCTGGATCAAAGCCAAGGGTGGAGACATTCGCGTACTTTCTTGA
- a CDS encoding DUF6507 family protein produces MLKTTGETASHIETHAKSYGEHLTSAATNAGTISAEGGGGGEKAAGGLVALALSQYAEHAATDLKFIAARAGKSLQGAVDATTAYLNGDQEMAAEAQRKALSAPDLDPMKPGVQTS; encoded by the coding sequence GTGCTGAAGACGACGGGTGAGACGGCGTCGCACATCGAGACGCATGCGAAGTCGTACGGGGAGCATCTGACGTCGGCGGCGACGAACGCCGGCACCATTTCCGCCGAGGGCGGCGGGGGCGGGGAGAAGGCGGCCGGGGGTCTGGTGGCGCTTGCTCTGTCCCAGTACGCGGAACACGCGGCCACCGACCTGAAGTTCATTGCCGCGCGGGCGGGCAAGTCGTTGCAGGGTGCGGTGGATGCGACGACGGCGTATCTGAACGGGGATCAGGAGATGGCCGCGGAGGCGCAGCGCAAGGCGTTGTCGGCGCCGGATCTTGATCCGATGAAGCCGGGGGTGCAGACGTCGTGA
- a CDS encoding pore-forming ESAT-6 family protein, whose translation MAGAGSDRRSYDTGASADAQGNIQAVIGRLEEVIAARDRQVKAAMSDFAADGVADEYHGKELRWNRASTEVKSIIQLLKTTLEKNDGTAQSTISKAKAAVDNIG comes from the coding sequence ATGGCTGGTGCGGGTTCGGATCGTCGGTCGTACGACACGGGTGCGTCGGCGGATGCGCAGGGCAATATCCAGGCGGTGATCGGCCGGTTGGAGGAGGTCATCGCGGCGCGGGACCGGCAGGTGAAGGCGGCGATGTCGGATTTCGCGGCTGATGGTGTGGCGGATGAGTACCACGGCAAGGAACTGCGGTGGAATCGCGCGTCGACCGAGGTGAAGAGCATTATCCAGCTGTTGAAGACGACGCTGGAGAAGAACGACGGGACGGCGCAGTCGACGATCTCGAAGGCGAAGGCGGCGGTCGACAACATCGGCTGA
- a CDS encoding SCO6880 family protein, translating to MTTESHVSHVVTPRRTYLIGRARPNAIVGRNRESGEIALIIAGAFLGMMCGLLVPVLALRIVLLTGFPMLALAAVYVPYKRRTFYKWFEINRSYKRTLRRGTTYRSTVMEAGTRLDGREIEIGPPPGIGRISWLAAPFGPDEIAVLLHADRRTVTAAIEIEGPGVGLRDSEDQEALVDRFGTLLKHVANGDGFVTRIQMLARTLPADPDAHAKDVAMRGDTRSPGWLQQSYDQLQSMVSTSSEQHRAYLVACMHYSRELAAEAQAMARAARPQAGRKLDRDAGLAVVMARELTDICSRLQEADIRVRQPLGQGRLASLVHSMYDPDHPIDHIQAMTKRNAWPAELDAMSPTYLQAKTRESSTRAPWCHATAWVKEWPMTPVGVNFLAPLLVHTPDVIRTVAVTMDLEPTEVAIERMLTEKTNDEAEASRAAKMNRTVDPRDVASHNRLDQRGEDLASGAAGVNLVGYITVSSRSPEALARDKRTIRASAGKSYLKLEWCDREHHRAFVNTLPFATGIRR from the coding sequence TTGACGACCGAGTCCCACGTGTCCCACGTGGTCACGCCCCGCCGTACATATCTGATCGGCCGCGCCCGGCCGAACGCGATCGTCGGCCGCAACCGCGAGTCCGGCGAGATCGCACTGATCATCGCGGGCGCGTTCCTCGGCATGATGTGCGGGCTCCTCGTCCCCGTCCTCGCCCTGCGCATCGTGCTGCTGACCGGCTTCCCGATGCTCGCGCTCGCGGCGGTCTACGTCCCGTACAAGCGCCGTACGTTCTACAAGTGGTTCGAGATCAACCGCAGCTACAAGCGCACCCTGCGCCGGGGAACGACCTACCGCTCGACCGTCATGGAGGCCGGTACGCGCCTCGACGGGCGGGAGATCGAGATCGGCCCGCCCCCCGGTATCGGCCGTATCAGCTGGCTCGCCGCCCCCTTCGGACCCGACGAGATCGCCGTACTCCTGCACGCCGACCGCCGTACGGTCACGGCCGCGATCGAGATCGAGGGGCCCGGCGTGGGCCTGCGCGACAGCGAGGACCAGGAGGCCCTCGTCGACCGCTTCGGCACGCTGCTGAAGCACGTCGCGAACGGCGACGGTTTCGTCACCCGCATCCAGATGCTCGCCCGCACCCTCCCCGCCGACCCCGACGCCCACGCCAAAGACGTCGCCATGCGCGGGGACACGCGCTCGCCCGGCTGGCTCCAGCAGTCGTACGACCAGTTGCAGTCCATGGTGTCCACCAGCAGCGAGCAGCACCGCGCGTACCTCGTCGCCTGCATGCACTACTCCCGCGAACTCGCCGCCGAAGCACAGGCGATGGCCCGCGCCGCCCGGCCCCAGGCGGGTCGGAAGCTCGACCGGGACGCGGGGCTCGCCGTCGTCATGGCGCGCGAGCTGACCGACATCTGCTCGCGGCTCCAGGAAGCCGACATCCGCGTACGACAGCCGCTCGGCCAGGGCCGGCTCGCCTCCCTCGTGCACTCCATGTACGACCCGGACCACCCCATCGACCACATCCAGGCGATGACGAAACGCAATGCCTGGCCCGCCGAGCTGGACGCCATGTCGCCCACCTACCTCCAGGCGAAGACCCGCGAGTCCTCCACCCGCGCCCCCTGGTGCCACGCCACGGCCTGGGTGAAGGAGTGGCCGATGACCCCGGTGGGCGTCAACTTCCTGGCGCCCCTGCTGGTCCACACCCCGGACGTCATCCGGACCGTCGCCGTCACCATGGACCTCGAACCCACCGAGGTCGCCATCGAGCGCATGCTGACCGAGAAGACGAACGACGAGGCGGAGGCCAGCCGCGCCGCCAAGATGAACCGCACCGTGGACCCCCGCGACGTCGCCTCGCACAACCGTCTGGACCAGCGCGGCGAAGACCTCGCGAGCGGCGCCGCCGGCGTCAACCTCGTCGGCTACATCACCGTCTCCTCCCGCTCCCCCGAGGCCCTCGCCCGCGACAAGCGGACGATCCGCGCCTCGGCCGGCAAGTCGTATCTGAAGCTGGAGTGGTGCGACCGCGAGCACCATCGCGCCTTCGTCAACACACTGCCGTTCGCGACCGGAATCCGCAGGTAG
- a CDS encoding ATP-binding protein, whose amino-acid sequence MRDPLSILTDAFTSFLFGKVETTRLPVRTSTGQAQAVYLPTAAPGLGDSGVIIGREVYSGKGYIYDPFQLYGQQLPAPHWLVLGESGNGKSALEKTYVLRQLRFRDRQVVVLDAQGEDGVGEWNLIAEELGITPIRLDPTAALDMGIRLNPLDPAITTTGQLALLRTIIEVAMGHGLDERSGFALKVAHAYVNETILERQPVLTDIVEQLRHPEPESAEAMNVALDDVRAWGLDVALVLDRLVDGDLRGMFDGPTTVGIDLDAPLIVFDLSHIDRNSIAMPILMAIVGVWLEHTWIRPDRKKRIFLVEEAWHIINSPFVAQLFQRLLKFGRRLGLSFVAVVHHLSDVVDGAAAKEAAAILKMASTRTIYAQKADEARSTGRVLGLPRWAVEIIPTLTPGIAVWDVNGNVQVVKHLITETERPLVFTDRAMTESSADRLADDAHRAAELEAEERAAAFVEQHLSDLDDSSESTVA is encoded by the coding sequence ATGCGGGACCCGCTGTCGATCCTCACCGACGCCTTCACGTCCTTCCTGTTCGGCAAGGTCGAGACGACGCGCCTGCCCGTGCGCACCTCCACGGGCCAGGCCCAGGCCGTCTATCTGCCCACCGCCGCCCCCGGCCTCGGCGACTCGGGCGTGATCATCGGCCGGGAGGTGTACTCCGGAAAGGGCTACATCTACGACCCCTTCCAGCTGTACGGGCAGCAGCTGCCGGCCCCGCACTGGCTGGTGCTCGGCGAATCCGGCAACGGCAAGTCAGCGCTCGAAAAGACGTACGTCCTACGCCAGCTGCGCTTCCGGGACCGGCAGGTCGTCGTCCTCGACGCGCAGGGCGAGGACGGAGTCGGCGAGTGGAACCTCATCGCCGAGGAGCTGGGGATAACCCCCATCCGGCTGGACCCGACGGCCGCCCTGGACATGGGCATCCGGCTCAACCCGCTCGACCCGGCGATCACCACCACCGGGCAGCTCGCGCTGCTCCGGACGATCATCGAGGTCGCCATGGGGCACGGCCTCGACGAGCGGTCGGGCTTCGCCCTGAAGGTCGCGCACGCCTATGTGAACGAGACGATCCTCGAGCGGCAGCCGGTGCTGACCGACATCGTGGAGCAACTGCGCCACCCCGAGCCGGAGTCGGCCGAGGCGATGAACGTCGCCCTGGACGACGTACGGGCCTGGGGCCTGGACGTGGCACTGGTCCTGGACCGCCTCGTCGACGGTGACCTGCGGGGCATGTTCGACGGCCCCACGACGGTCGGTATCGACCTGGACGCCCCGCTCATCGTCTTCGACCTGTCCCACATCGACCGCAACTCGATCGCCATGCCGATCCTGATGGCGATCGTCGGCGTATGGCTGGAGCACACCTGGATCCGCCCCGACCGGAAGAAGCGCATCTTCCTGGTCGAGGAGGCCTGGCACATCATCAACAGCCCGTTCGTGGCCCAACTCTTCCAGCGCCTGCTGAAGTTCGGCCGCCGCCTCGGCCTGTCCTTCGTGGCGGTGGTCCACCATCTGTCGGACGTGGTCGACGGGGCGGCCGCGAAGGAGGCCGCGGCGATCCTGAAGATGGCCTCGACCCGGACGATCTACGCCCAGAAGGCCGACGAGGCACGGTCGACGGGACGCGTGCTCGGGCTGCCCAGATGGGCGGTCGAGATCATCCCGACCCTGACCCCGGGCATCGCGGTGTGGGACGTGAACGGCAACGTCCAGGTGGTCAAACACCTGATCACGGAGACCGAACGCCCACTCGTCTTCACCGACCGCGCGATGACCGAGTCGTCCGCGGACCGGCTCGCCGACGACGCGCATCGCGCCGCGGAACTGGAGGCGGAGGAGCGGGCGGCGGCCTTCGTGGAACAGCACCTGAGCGACCTGGACGACTCGTCCGAGTCCACGGTGGCGTGA